Below is a window of Mucilaginibacter sp. PAMC 26640 DNA.
TCCTTAGCTTTTAATTCTTTTTCTGCTTCTTGTTTTTTTGCCATTAATAAATTTTACTCCTTTTTCCCAACACTTAATTGGGACTGCAAAGGTAGGGATATAATTTTTATAGAAAAAAAATAATTTACTGGTAAATAGTGGTTTTTGAGAGGTTTCGTGAAAGGTTTGGAAAGTAAAGCGCCAATTATATTATTTTTTACATTGGAAATGCGTTTTCCCACAGTCAAATTGGGCAAATGATTATGGCGTTGCCTGCGGCCCGCGCTATTCGTTACAAGTCCGCAATTCGCTGCGCTGCGTTTACGGGCTTTTCACTGCTATCGCTAACGCATGGAAGTTGGGGGATACAAGTGGGTAAATCTGGGACAAGTTATTCCACACCCAGATTTCTCCCATAATGATTTATTGGGACCAGGAACTATAAATTCCCTGACCTCTTTTAAATTTTTGCAAACTCCCATCCGCACGAAGCATTTTACAACTTTTCCCCTATCTCTTCATAAATATTCATAAAGCTATCCAGCAAACCCTCGCGGTAGGCCAAAACAACGTCTGTCATGGCTAGTTCATGGGCTGGCGTAAATGGGTCGCGCCAAACGCGCATACAAATGCGTTTAAGCGCGTAGGTAACCTGCGACAGGTTTTCGTAAGTTTTGAGGTAACGGCTTTTTTTAAATTCAGTGTAGAATTGAGCAAACACCCCGGGGTTATGCATGCCTGCAAATGTTAAAAACTCGTGGATCACTTCCTGGCTGCATTTATCCAAATGATCATAAAAATCATTCACACTGATTTTGCCGGTAGTGAGCAGCAGATTATCCAGGATCAGTTCGATAGTGATATGCCCCAGGAAAAATGGTTTTACCGGCGAGCCGGTTATGGCAGGGGTTAACAGGTTCTTTAACGCATGCGAGTGAAACTGAAAAAACGCTGCCGAATGAAAGTATTTATCAACCAGTAAATGTTTGTTCCACCCATTAATAATGGAGTTAACGGCCGGGTTGGGGTGTGTTAATTTTTCCGGGTGCAGCATGATCGACTTGTCGGCATTTTTTAAAAGATCGGGCAGTACCGTACCTAATATAAAGTAGCAGTCGGTAGTATACCGGTCGAAATAATAATGCGACAAAAAATTCATAGGCGCTGCGTTACGTGTCCGTTTGTCACAATAAACGAAAAATTAGTTACACTTAAAAGCATTAACACAGATGTAATAGCAAAATCATGCTGAATTTACACACCCAACAGGCATTAAGACTTAAACTATAAGATCGGAATATTCTGCTATACGATATTCTGTTATCTTTGCCGTCCCCGCATACAACTGCTATGGTTCGGGATTAAAAATACTTACACTGATGAATTTTGTAGAAGAACTACGCTGGAGAGGCATGCTGCATGATATAATGCCCGGTACGGAAGAATTATTGAATAAAGGGATGGTTTCGGGCTATATAGGTTTTGACCCAACGGCCGACTCTCTGCATGTAGGCAGCCTTGCGCAGATTATGACACTCATCCACTTTCAGCGTGCGGGCCATAAGCCTTTTGCGCTGGTTGGGGGCGCTACCGGTATGGTGGGCGATCCTTCCGGCAAATCCGCCGAACGTAATTTGTTATCAGAAGAAGCCTTGCAGCTTAACCTTAATGGGATCAAAGCGCAACTGGAAAGATTCCTTGACTTTGGCAACGGCCATAACAGCGCCGAAATGGTAAACAACTTTGATTGGTTTAAGGATTTTAACTTTTTAGATTTCATCCGCGAGGTGGGCAAACACATCACCGTTAATTATATGATGGCCAAAGATTCGGTTAAGAACCGCATTAACGGCGATACGGGGATGTCATTCACCGAGTTTTCTTACCAACTGGTACAGGGCTACGATTTTTACTACCTCTGGAAAGAAAAGAACTGCGTACTGCAAATGGGCGGCAGCGACCAGTGGGGTAACATTGTTACCGGTACCGAATTGGTGCGGCGCAAAGGGCGTGGAGAAGCTTTTGCTTTAACCACCCAATTGCTTAAAAAAGCCGATGGCACGAAGTTCGGCAAATCCGAAGGGGGCAACATCTGGCTGGATGCTGCGAAAACATCGCCTTACCAGTTTTACCAGTTTTGGCTAAACGCAAGCGACGATGATGCCAAAAGCCAGATCAAGATCTTTACGCTTTTCGATAAGGAAACAATAGACGCCATCATTTCAGAACATGATGCGGCACCGCATATGCGAACGCTGCAAAAAGCTCTGGCGAAGGATATTACTATCCGTACACACGGCGAGGCGGAATTTATTAAAGCGGTAAAATCATCCGAATTCTTTTTCGGAAATATCGGCATTGAGTTTTTAAACGAGTTAAATAATGATGAAGTGACTGGGTTGTTTAGCGGCGTTCCAAATTTTAGCATTAGCAAAGAAGAATTAGCTGCAGGCATTACCGCTACCGATCTGCTTGCCGGAAAAACCGCTGTTTTCCCATCAAAAAGCGAGGCCAAGAAAATTATTCAGGGCGGGGGCGCTTCCATCAACAGGGAAAAAATCAATACGCCGGAGGATATCATCAATTCCGATAAACTCATTAATGGCAAATACCTGGTAGCGCAAAAAGGAAAGAAAAATTATTTTTTAATTATTGCCGAATAATTTTTAAATACGACATTTAGTAATTAAATTTGTTATTATGTCGTACGAAGAAAAACACATTCACGATAACATCGTCAACGAACCAATGGCAATTTACATGCCCGAAGGTTCTGGCGTGTCGCTATATAATTTATTTGGCGGTACCAAAGCCGCCAACTTTTCTTCAGATTTTGATATCGTCAAACTGGCAAGGCAGGGCTTCCCTAAAAAGGCGCTGCTTGCCTTGGCAAAAAAAATCTCGCTCACGCTGCAGGAGTTATCCGGCATCCTTCACATTTCCGAGCGTACCTTACAACGCTATGAGGATGATGCGATCATTAAAACCGAGTACGCAGAAAAAGCGGTTGAGCTTGCCCGGTTATATACGCGCGGCGAAGAGGTATTTGGTTCGCTTGATAAGTTTAAGCTTTGGGTTAAGGCACCAAGCCTTATTTTTAATGGTGAGGCCCCGGTTAGCTTCTTAGATACCTCTGCCGGTTTCGATATGGTATTTAACGAGCTTGGCCGTATCGAGCATGGTATTTTTGCTTAAATGATCCTGTACCGTATTGCTAATTGTAAATACATCAACAGCCTTGACGGCATTGGCGCAAGGCTATACGGCGGCCGATGGAACAGTAAAGGCCACGCCATGGTTTATACGGCATCGTCGAGGGCGTTGGCGGTGTTAGAAGTATTGGTACACCTCCCTCCCCTTTTGATCCCCGATAATTTTTGCCTTGCAGAGATCAAAATACCTGAAAGTAAGATCCTGGATATAGAAATAAATACCCTGCCCGCTAACTGGAAAGATATATCATCGCCGGCCGAACTCAAACAGATAGGGAACCAATTCCTTAAAAACGGCCAATACCTGGCCATGAAAGTGCCCTCATCCGTAGTTGAACAGGAATTTAATTACCTGCTTAACCCGGCTCATCCGCTCATCAGCAAAATAAAAGTAAATAGCCTTCCCTTCAACTTCGACGATCGATTGCTGTAACCATCGGCAAAAATGTACTGAATGTTTACGTTATCTTTCAAACTAAATTATTAGTTTTACGGCATACCAATATTATTGATGATGAAGATATTTTTTAGTTTGCTGTTGCTAACGCTGACCAACGTTAGTGTGATGGCCCAAAAGGCTGACGTTGCTATCGGAAAAGCCACCTACGAACTTATCCATGTTAGGGACACTGCCAATCGGGATAAACCTTACCGGGAAACCATGGTGCTTTTATTAGGTAAAAACGCTAGCCTTTATCGCAGCCTGACCAAAGAGCTGCAGCAGCAAATGCTGGCTGCTCAAATTGCCGACCAGGTGAAAAACGCCAGCGACCCCAACCATTTAAACTTAACTATTACGGGTGGGGGTACAACCACCACCGAAGAATACTATCAGTATTATAACGATAAAAAGTTATTTACAGAAGAGAAAATCATCAACTACTATCTGGTGGAGGAGCCTTTACCCGCTATAAGCTGGAAAATACAGACCGATACCATGACCATCAGCACGCTGCACTGCCAGAAAGCTACAGCGCATTTTAAGGGGCGCGACTACACAGCCTGGTTTTGTATGGACCTCCCCTTCAGAAACGGTCCTTGGAAATTGAATGGACTGCCCGGCCTCATTATTGAAGCATCGGATACTAAAAATGAGGTCCAGTTTAAATTTAAAGGTTTTGAAAATCTAAGCACTGCGGCGCAGAAGATTTTGCCCCCTGCTGATGACATTAAAACCACACCGAAAGAACTGGGACGATTAAAAGAGGCAAAGGCGAAAGATCCGCAGGGTTTCATGAAAGCCAACCACGGTGGGAACAGCGCCAACCGCGGCAGCGGCTCGCCTATGGATAGTGTAGACCCAAGCCGGATCTCCGCAATCAACGTTATCAAAGCGCCGGATGCAAATTCCAGCGTCAATAACAACCCGATAGAACTGCCGGAAAAAAAGTAAACCCGCATTGAGCGGGTTTAGATGATCTTAAAAGTCGCTCAGCAGATCGAGCTTTTTACCATTATACTCCTCCTGCGAGATGAGGCCGTTTTCGAAAAGCATTTTAAGGCGTTTTAACTTCTCGGCCAATTCATCTTTCTTCGGCTCTTCCTGCGGCAACGCGGCAGGCGCTGGTGGCGGTGGCGGCATGGTAAACGGTGCCGGCGCGGCAACAGGCTGCTGGTAAACCGGGGCCGTTGGCTGGAAAGCTACCTGCGCTGGATGGTCTATCTGCATAGAACCCGATTCGGCACGCTTTTCTTCCAAGTCGCGCAGCCGGCGGGCTTCACGCTCGGCTTCTTTGCGTTCCTGGGCGTATTGGTAAAGTTTGCGGGCCTGAACTTTGGGCAGGTAATCTACACCCATTTCGGCACCGTTAGTGGTTTTAACGCTGAATACGGCGCCGATGATCTCTTCCTTGGTATATACGTCTACAATGTCCTTCCAAACAAAATCAACGAATTTGATAGAAAGGCCCAGGTTAGCCGGGGTAAAAAATAAGATGCGTTTATTAGTTAAAGCAATACAATCCGGAAAAAGGTTAACGATTGGCTTTTTCTGAACCGAAATATATAGGATCTCCTCACCGGTGGTAAGCAAGTCAATCAAGCGGCCGTAAATTCTTTCAACAGCCTTAGGATCTTGTTCTTCCTTTAAAAATTTTTCAATCATACTTTTGATATTAGGGTCGGCGCAAAAATAAGAATAATATGGGCTTTGTAATACAAGTTTTAGGCAATGAGTAAATTACAACCCCTGATGTCGGAATTATCAAACCGCCCCAATACTTCAAAAGAACCGTCGGCATAAACCCGGCCCAGATCCTGCGTTGCAATAAATGAGCAGGAATTGATATTAGCCAGGTCAATGATATTTACGCCACCTGTTTTGCCGGTTGCTATCAACGTAAACGGATCGTTGGTATCACGGGTGATAATTTTCATCCAGGGCGGGCAGTTGAAGATGCCTTCCCCTTTTGAATAAGCCTGAGAGAGCAACTCCGTTGCCCCATATTCCGAATGGATAGCATTAACGCCAAACCCATTGCATAATATCTGGTGCAGTTCCTCGCGGATCATCTCTTTACGCCGGCCCTTCATACCACCTGTTTCCATCACAATAAGTTCAGGAAAGTTGGTTTGATATTGCGCTGCAAAATCCAGCAGGGCAAAAGTTACACCAATCAGCAGCGTTGGCTTTCCCGCCGCTTTTTGCTTTTCAAGCATGTTGTAAAGCTCCCCGTGATTATATAAAAAGAAGCCGCTATCTGCACTCCCGGATTGCGTGATCAGATCCTGGGCCATATAAATAAGTGAGGATCCTTCCCGCTCCAGGTAAGATGGCAATAGCGCGAGCACCGTATAGTTTATAATATCACCATAAAACAAATTAAATGCTTTACGGAAGCTTTCCACATACCAGCTTACATCGGTAACAACATGGCTGCTGGTTACCATACCGGTAGTGCCCGAACTTGTAAATACCACATCTGGATCAGCCCCCCCGGTGGTAATCTTATGCGATTTAAAGAATTCAACCGGCATAAAAGGGATCTGTTCAATTGTAGCAACTTGCGAAGGATCCAATTTCAGTCCGGTTATAAATTCTTTGTAAACAACGCAATTGGCCGCCTGGTAACGAAACACTTCCAGCGACACCTTGCTAAACTGCTCGGTGTCACCCAAACCAAACACTTGCTCTTTAAACGGTTTATTCATACCGGGGCAAAGATAAGGAAGATACACGTGAGATATAACACCTGCTAATTGTAGAAATACCCCATTGGCAATGCTAATGTTAGCACGCAACAATTATTCGATTTTAGAGTTATTGGTACAGAAAAAAACAATAATAATTGATCAACAAATTAACATGAAAGCATTAAAATACTTCAGACTACCGCTGTTACTCAGCGCATTTTTCATACTGGCATCTGCCAGATCTACCGAGAAAGGAACGGCAAAAATACAGGAGGCTACTAACGTTTTAAAAGAATTTGCTAAAATGAAGGAAAGCATCCCCGGCAAACTGCTGGAAGAATATGAAGGCATTGTGGTGATCCCGAAAATGATCAATGCCGGTTTTGTAGTTGGCGGCAAACGCGGTCAGGGCCTTGCTATGGTAAAAATGGCCAATGGCAAATGGAGCGACCCGGTTTTCGTAACCCTTACCGGCGGCAGTATTGGCTTACAGATCGGCGTACAATCGGTAGATCTGGTTTTGGTATTCCGCAACAAGGGCGTACTGGCCAAGGTTAAAAATGGCGATTTTACCATCGGTGGCGATATTTCTGCAGCAGCCGGACCCGTTGGCCGCAGCTCCACAGCCAGTACCGATCATAAATTGGAAGCAGAGATCTACTCCTACTCGCGTAGCAAAGGCTTGTTTGCCGGTGTAAGCGTTAACGGTTCAAACCTGGCCATTAACAAAAGTGCCAATGCAGATTACTACGGATCTGATATTTCATCTGAGAAACTGTTTGACAGGGCTACCGATAAATCTGAAGCGGTTACCGAATTGAAAAGCACGCTGAATTTGTTTAAAGAATAGTTTATTCAAGAGTACTATTGAAGCAGGCCAGGAAAAGTTCCGGGCCTGCTTTGTTTAAGAGGAAGTATGTGATCTACTGAACCATTTTTTACTTATATTTGTTAGTAAGGCGGATTTAAATCAATTTCTACAT
It encodes the following:
- a CDS encoding tyrosine--tRNA ligase, producing MNFVEELRWRGMLHDIMPGTEELLNKGMVSGYIGFDPTADSLHVGSLAQIMTLIHFQRAGHKPFALVGGATGMVGDPSGKSAERNLLSEEALQLNLNGIKAQLERFLDFGNGHNSAEMVNNFDWFKDFNFLDFIREVGKHITVNYMMAKDSVKNRINGDTGMSFTEFSYQLVQGYDFYYLWKEKNCVLQMGGSDQWGNIVTGTELVRRKGRGEAFALTTQLLKKADGTKFGKSEGGNIWLDAAKTSPYQFYQFWLNASDDDAKSQIKIFTLFDKETIDAIISEHDAAPHMRTLQKALAKDITIRTHGEAEFIKAVKSSEFFFGNIGIEFLNELNNDEVTGLFSGVPNFSISKEELAAGITATDLLAGKTAVFPSKSEAKKIIQGGGASINREKINTPEDIINSDKLINGKYLVAQKGKKNYFLIIAE
- a CDS encoding acyl transferase, with the translated sequence MNKPFKEQVFGLGDTEQFSKVSLEVFRYQAANCVVYKEFITGLKLDPSQVATIEQIPFMPVEFFKSHKITTGGADPDVVFTSSGTTGMVTSSHVVTDVSWYVESFRKAFNLFYGDIINYTVLALLPSYLEREGSSLIYMAQDLITQSGSADSGFFLYNHGELYNMLEKQKAAGKPTLLIGVTFALLDFAAQYQTNFPELIVMETGGMKGRRKEMIREELHQILCNGFGVNAIHSEYGATELLSQAYSKGEGIFNCPPWMKIITRDTNDPFTLIATGKTGGVNIIDLANINSCSFIATQDLGRVYADGSFEVLGRFDNSDIRGCNLLIA